The Methylomonas montana DNA window CTCACACGCTTGTTCCAATATCCAGCCAGCCTGCGTTTCGGGTTGCCCAATGGCGAACCAGCGTGGCAACGACTGACACAGGCTTTAGCAGACTCGAAAATGACAGCACTGCGTCAATAATCGTTTAAAACAGCTTGTCCAGAATCGACATCACAATCTCCACCGCAATTAGCCAGATGATGATCCACTCCAGTGTTGAAGAGTGCTGGTGTTTCTGTTCGTCGGCCAGCATTTCCAGTAGCTCGTGAATGGTTTCCAGCTTTTTCGATAGCACGTCGGTGCGCTGCTGAATTTCCAGGTAATTGGCGGCCATCGAGTAAATATGCTGATACTCAGGATGTTCCCAGAAAAATTCCGGCGTATCCAGCAAGTCGTAATTCAGAATGATGTCGCTCTTGGTCAGGAACAACTGGCCGCGAATCATCGCCATGGTTTTGCGGTTCAGCTTGATCTTGCCTTCCCGCGCCAGCGACTGCGGCAAATGGCTGGTGGCACGGATGGTGTCGATGGCATGGCCTTCGAACGCCGCCAGCTTGATCGATTGCGCCATCGCGTGCGACAGCGCCAGCAGCACTTTGAAATCGGCGGACTGCAATTCGATATGATCGTGTTGAATCCGGTCCTGCTCGCAGCCTACTTCATAGCTGAAATTATCTTCCTGCGGTTCGGCGTCGGGTTTGATCGCGTAATCCAGCAATAAATCCTGCAAGGAACGGCGGTCGTCCAGATTGAGGTTCCAGCACACCATCACGCCATAGGCAAATACGATGGCACAGCCGGTTTTGTAATCGATCACCAAGGCGTTTCTAAACAATTGCGCGCGGGTGGTGTCGAGCAGTTTTTCCCTTAGTTGCGTGAATTCGAACGACTGTGCCAGGCACACCGTCAGGCAGCGTTTAATGGGTCTGTCGTCTGTCATATCCGGGTTTTCTCAAGTCAGTTTAGGCATTACTTTGTAACACCGACGCGGCAAAACGGTTAAAATAGCCGCTTAATCCATCTACTGAAAGCTTATTGCTGAGTGTCATGCCAACTAACTATAACACCGATGATTTAAGAATTTGTGAAACCAAGGATGTGGTAGCGCCGATTCAGGTTCACGAAGAAATCCCGATGACCGAGCAGGCCGCCGACACCATTTTGCATGCGCGGGCGGCGATTCACAACATTCTTGCCGGTGCCGACGACAGATTGCTGGTGATTATCGGTCCTTGCTCGATCCACGATCCGGCGGCGGCGGTCG harbors:
- a CDS encoding RMD1 family protein translates to MTDDRPIKRCLTVCLAQSFEFTQLREKLLDTTRAQLFRNALVIDYKTGCAIVFAYGVMVCWNLNLDDRRSLQDLLLDYAIKPDAEPQEDNFSYEVGCEQDRIQHDHIELQSADFKVLLALSHAMAQSIKLAAFEGHAIDTIRATSHLPQSLAREGKIKLNRKTMAMIRGQLFLTKSDIILNYDLLDTPEFFWEHPEYQHIYSMAANYLEIQQRTDVLSKKLETIHELLEMLADEQKHQHSSTLEWIIIWLIAVEIVMSILDKLF